The Gopherus evgoodei ecotype Sinaloan lineage chromosome 11, rGopEvg1_v1.p, whole genome shotgun sequence nucleotide sequence CCAGACACGCGGCCCGCGGGGCAGCCACGTTCTCCGCAGACAAGAGATGCGGAAACGCGCACCCCACAAATCCCCCCCGCCCTGCGGGAGAGACAGTGCGGACACCGCcaactccggggggggggggcgcgcacacacacacacacacacacacacacacacacacagcaacaccCCCCCCGCGCCCCAAGGGACTGCGGGACCTTTTGTGATCCAGCCCGCGGAAAAAACCCCAACACCAGCGGAGAACCGGTAACAAGCCCCCCCTGTAAAGTCCGCGCCCCCCGGCAGGTGGTAATGCATCCCGCTCCCCTGGGGACACTTGAGACAAGTCTGGGAGGGAAGCGGTCTCAAGGGAAGGACTCAGTCCTGGACAGAATCCCCCGCACCGAGCGGTGACTTTCCAGACCTCAGTCAATCAAAAATTGTCACTAGGGGAGGAGCAAGTGGGCAGGGCGGAGCGCCCTGGCCGAGCCCACAGACCGCAGCAGCGCAGCATCCTGGAGGATACGATGTACACGCCCCAGTCAGTGTCAGCCTGACGTCGAACAATGCCACGCAGCCAGGGTGCGGGGCGGGTGGATGCGCTAAGAACCTGAGTCAGAACAAGCCTGTGAGTTTAGCCAGCATGACTTTCGGAGTCAAATTAGTTTTTTTCTTACAGGCTTTTTGTCTGCTTACGTTCCACACGCACGGACAAAAGAAAGAGGATGCCACTGCAGAGGAAGTTAAAATAGAAGTTTTACATGTGCCCAAAGAATGCACGCCAAAGAGCAAGAAGGGAGATCTGCTTAATGCACATTATGATGGCTACCTGGCAGGTGATGGATCCAAGTTTTATTGCAGGTAAATAACTGTGCTGTTTATACCATTCTTCTTCACCAGATTTGCCTCTCCTCTGCAAATAAAAAATAGACAAACATTtagccttttgtttctttttaaaactgcatTAAAGCAGATTTGACAATACTGAATGTATTCAAAAGGAAAACTTGTATGCAGTGCCCAAAATTACAGTGACGTTTAGAATTATATCAATGTATATCTAGAGCTATACTTTCAAACCACAAATGCTGTAAATATCATTATATAATATTTAAGCCGAAttaagccccagtcctgcaaagactcaGGTTTTGCACAAAATTGTATTCATTTAACTAAATGTTGTTAGAAAttgatttaattaaatcagtgGCACCCTCTTATGTAGACACTCTTATTTAAATTTAAGAGTGCCATAAATAGTGAAGTTTTCTTGTGTAGACTAGGCACAATGCATATGAGCAGCTTTGCTCACAGCGTGTCAAGGTACacacatgcataagtctttgctggatcaatgtgtttgtttttttcaataaataaaagGAACGATCTTTTACTTAACCATTATTGCTGTGAAATAAGTTTGAagtatgttaaaaatattaacttttaCAGTTTTGGATCCAACAGATATATTAATTCATCCAAAAATCAAAACGTAAAGGATATTAAAGTTTTCCTGATCTTGGCCTTTCTTTCCCTGAGACCAGTGTGGAAGGAGTATGCTCAGTTTAGGACAAAATATGATGCCCGTGGAAGCCCACTACTGGTTGAAATAGGGTAGTGTTGATAGGTTTTGGTGTAGATCTAGGTAATTCTTGAAACTGCAAGTTATTGGCAGTGCTTATTTGCGTACTTGGTGTTTCAGCTTTAGCAATGTTCTTTTCACATCAGATTTTTGATTTAATAGGTGAGAGTGGAGGCATTGCATACTAGGGGAACATTTGGCAGTGTGGCTCCAATGGAGACATATTGTCTAGGAGCTGAAGGATTGGTCAGCTCTAGTGTTGAGGAATAAAGCCACCAGATGGATGGCCTGTCATCCTGCATATCCTCTGTAAGCCATTGTTTTGCAGCTCATTCTGTGTACGGTATTTGTTTTCAGGGGTAGGAGAACAGGGGAGAGAAGACATTCTGCCCCCACTTGCGTGATTTGGAGAAACTCCACTAAGGGAAATTACTAGAGTTTTCCTCGCCCAGTGCCCCTCTTGTACCTTCTGCAGAAAGGTGCAATTTTAGCACTCTATTTTTCCTTGTTCTTTAACAAGTCAACGGGAGCTTTTCTTTGTATGCAATTTTGGATTTTTAACAAATTATACCAGAAAAACTGTTAATActtcaatataaataaaaaggGGCAGTTGTTTACTTTTTAATGTACACTTTATTGTGACTTCTTAAAAAATGTATCTAAGTAATGTCACACTTTCCAAAGATAGTACTGTATTTAAATgttaaagtgatttttaaaaaaatatttgaacacTGACTTTGTTGCTGTCTGCTCGCTAAaagctttttattgtttttgtagtCGGACACAAAATGAAGGTCACCCAAAGTGGTTTGTTCTGGGTGTTGGCCAAGTCATAAAAGGATTAGATATTGCTATGACGAATATGTGTCCTGGAGAAAAACGGAAAGTGACAATTCCACCATCAT carries:
- the FKBP7 gene encoding peptidyl-prolyl cis-trans isomerase FKBP7, with translation MTFGVKLVFFLQAFCLLTFHTHGQKKEDATAEEVKIEVLHVPKECTPKSKKGDLLNAHYDGYLAGDGSKFYCSRTQNEGHPKWFVLGVGQVIKGLDIAMTNMCPGEKRKVTIPPSLAYGQQGYAQGKIPPNATLIFEIELYAVSKGPRSVEAFTQIDMDSDRKLSRDELSHYLKQEFERDGKKRDASVHASILADIFKKNDHDGDGFISAKEYNVYQHDEL